From Draconibacterium halophilum, one genomic window encodes:
- a CDS encoding ArsR family transcriptional regulator: MLESLITNKTRLKLLLKFFLNKETTSYLRNLEHEFGESSNAIRVELNRLEKADLLVSNFNGNRKYFRANGNHPLYTEINSILQKTVGLDTVIDKILKNVGDLNEAYLVGDLAIGKESSIIDLLLVGDDIDTRFVVALVSKAEKLVNKKIRYLVLSEKEKTDYLEKQNALHIWSRE, encoded by the coding sequence ATGTTAGAATCTTTAATTACTAACAAAACCAGGCTAAAACTTTTACTCAAGTTTTTTCTGAATAAGGAAACAACCAGTTACCTCAGAAACCTTGAGCATGAGTTTGGTGAATCATCAAATGCAATTCGTGTTGAGTTAAACCGGCTGGAAAAAGCAGATTTACTGGTATCCAATTTCAACGGGAACAGAAAATATTTCCGCGCCAACGGCAATCACCCGCTTTACACTGAGATCAACAGCATCTTGCAAAAAACGGTGGGGCTGGATACGGTTATCGATAAGATCCTGAAAAATGTCGGTGATTTGAACGAAGCCTATCTTGTCGGCGATCTGGCCATTGGCAAAGAATCAAGTATTATCGACCTGCTACTGGTGGGCGATGACATCGATACCCGCTTCGTTGTTGCACTGGTGTCGAAAGCTGAAAAACTGGTCAATAAAAAAATACGCTACCTTGTTCTTTCGGAAAAGGAAAAAACCGATTACCTCGAAAAACAAAATGCCTTACACATCTGGTCGAGGGAATAA